From the genome of Symphalangus syndactylus isolate Jambi chromosome 5, NHGRI_mSymSyn1-v2.1_pri, whole genome shotgun sequence, one region includes:
- the TBC1D21 gene encoding TBC1 domain family member 21 isoform X2: MTTLSPENSLSARQSASFILVKRKPPIDKTEWDSFFDENGHLAKSRDFICVNILERGLHPFVRTEAWKFLTGYFSWQSSQDERLTVDSMRRKNYKALCQMYEKIQPLLENLHQNFIETRNNIACDIQKLYDKDPLGNVLIDKKRLEKILLLSYVCNTQAEYQQGFHEIMMLFQLMVEHDHETFWLFHFFLQKTEHSCVINIGVAKNLDMLSTLITFLDPVFAEHLKGKGAGAVQSLFPWFCFCFQRAFKSFDDVWRFWEVLLTGKPCRNFQVLVAYSMLQMVRKQVLQESMGGDDILLACNNLIDLDADELISAACVVYAELIQKDGGTALFLCRTHHSQGGPSSGVFRHRDTSFS, from the exons GTGAAGAGAAAACCACCCATTGACAAGACAGAATGGGACAGCTTCTTTGATGAGAATGGCCACTTGGCCAAGTCACGGGACTTCATTTGTGTTAACATCCTGGAAAGG ggtcTGCACCCCTTCGTGAGGACTGAAGCCTGGAAATTCCTCACGGGCTACTTCTCATGGCAGAGTTCCCAGGATGAGCGGCTCACGGTGGACAGCATGAGGAG GAAGAACTACAAGGCTTTATGCCAGATGTATGAGAAGATTCAGCCCCTTCTGGAAAACCTGCACCAGAACTTCATAGAGACTCGCAATAACATCG CATGTGACATTCAGAAACTCTATGACAAAGACCCCCTGGGCAATGTCCTCATCGACAAGAAGAGGCTAGAGAAGATCCTGCTCCTGAGTTACGTCTGCAACACGCAGGCAg AGTACCAGCAGGGCTTCCATGAGATCATGATGCTCTTCCAGCTGATGGTGGAGCACGACCACGAGACCTTCtggcttttccatttcttcctgcagAAAACG GAACACAGCTGTGTCATCAACATTGGCGTGGCCAAGAACCTAGACATGCTCAGCACCCTGATCACCTTCCTGGACCCCGTGTTTGCTGAGCACCTAA AAGGGAAGGGTGCAGGGGCTGTGCAGTCCCTCTTCCCCTGGTTCTGCTTCTGTTTCCAGCGTGCCTTCAAGTCCTTCGATGATGTCTGGAGGTTCTGGGAG GTTCTGCTGACGGGGAAGCCCTGCAGGAACTTCCAGGTGCTGGTGGCCTACAGCATGCTGCAGATGGTGCGGAAGCAGGTGCTGCAGGAAAGCATGGGCGGAGATGACATCCTCCTG GCCTGCAACAACCTTATCGACCTTGATGCCGATGAGCTGATCTCTGCCGCCTGCGTGGTTTATGCTGAGCTCATCCAGAAGGAT GGTGGCACAGCCCTGTTCCTCTGCAGGACTCATCACAGCCAGGGAGGCCCCTCTTCTGGTGTTTTCCGACACAGGGACACTTCTTTCTCATGA
- the TBC1D21 gene encoding TBC1 domain family member 21 isoform X3, with product MTTLSPENSLSARQSASFILVKRKPPIDKTEWDSFFDENGHLAKSRDFICVNILERGLHPFVRTEAWKFLTGYFSWQSSQDERLTVDSMRRKNYKALCQMYEKIQPLLENLHQNFIETRNNIACDIQKLYDKDPLGNVLIDKKRLEKILLLSYVCNTQAEYQQGFHEIMMLFQLMVEHDHETFWLFHFFLQKTEHSCVINIGVAKNLDMLSTLITFLDPVFAEHLKGKGAGAVQSLFPWFCFCFQRAFKSFDDVWRFWEVLLTGKPCRNFQVLVAYSMLQMVRKQVLQESMGGDDILLACNNLIDLDADELISAACVVYAELIQKDVLEIRMWIFWGTII from the exons GTGAAGAGAAAACCACCCATTGACAAGACAGAATGGGACAGCTTCTTTGATGAGAATGGCCACTTGGCCAAGTCACGGGACTTCATTTGTGTTAACATCCTGGAAAGG ggtcTGCACCCCTTCGTGAGGACTGAAGCCTGGAAATTCCTCACGGGCTACTTCTCATGGCAGAGTTCCCAGGATGAGCGGCTCACGGTGGACAGCATGAGGAG GAAGAACTACAAGGCTTTATGCCAGATGTATGAGAAGATTCAGCCCCTTCTGGAAAACCTGCACCAGAACTTCATAGAGACTCGCAATAACATCG CATGTGACATTCAGAAACTCTATGACAAAGACCCCCTGGGCAATGTCCTCATCGACAAGAAGAGGCTAGAGAAGATCCTGCTCCTGAGTTACGTCTGCAACACGCAGGCAg AGTACCAGCAGGGCTTCCATGAGATCATGATGCTCTTCCAGCTGATGGTGGAGCACGACCACGAGACCTTCtggcttttccatttcttcctgcagAAAACG GAACACAGCTGTGTCATCAACATTGGCGTGGCCAAGAACCTAGACATGCTCAGCACCCTGATCACCTTCCTGGACCCCGTGTTTGCTGAGCACCTAA AAGGGAAGGGTGCAGGGGCTGTGCAGTCCCTCTTCCCCTGGTTCTGCTTCTGTTTCCAGCGTGCCTTCAAGTCCTTCGATGATGTCTGGAGGTTCTGGGAG GTTCTGCTGACGGGGAAGCCCTGCAGGAACTTCCAGGTGCTGGTGGCCTACAGCATGCTGCAGATGGTGCGGAAGCAGGTGCTGCAGGAAAGCATGGGCGGAGATGACATCCTCCTG GCCTGCAACAACCTTATCGACCTTGATGCCGATGAGCTGATCTCTGCCGCCTGCGTGGTTTATGCTGAGCTCATCCAGAAGGAT gttctggaaaTTAGGATGTGGATATTTTGGGGGACTATTATTTAG
- the TBC1D21 gene encoding TBC1 domain family member 21 isoform X1, protein MTTLSPENSLSARQSASFILVKRKPPIDKTEWDSFFDENGHLAKSRDFICVNILERGLHPFVRTEAWKFLTGYFSWQSSQDERLTVDSMRRKNYKALCQMYEKIQPLLENLHQNFIETRNNIACDIQKLYDKDPLGNVLIDKKRLEKILLLSYVCNTQAEYQQGFHEIMMLFQLMVEHDHETFWLFHFFLQKTEHSCVINIGVAKNLDMLSTLITFLDPVFAEHLKGKGAGAVQSLFPWFCFCFQRAFKSFDDVWRFWEVLLTGKPCRNFQVLVAYSMLQMVRKQVLQESMGGDDILLACNNLIDLDADELISAACVVYAELIQKDVVLLERTALIPHSLCPSQWVWAPRGSGECRCLEEPKNESDRPMSVHLPPASSLGSSDIKGFLPLRTPKPTVDRCPRWAG, encoded by the exons GTGAAGAGAAAACCACCCATTGACAAGACAGAATGGGACAGCTTCTTTGATGAGAATGGCCACTTGGCCAAGTCACGGGACTTCATTTGTGTTAACATCCTGGAAAGG ggtcTGCACCCCTTCGTGAGGACTGAAGCCTGGAAATTCCTCACGGGCTACTTCTCATGGCAGAGTTCCCAGGATGAGCGGCTCACGGTGGACAGCATGAGGAG GAAGAACTACAAGGCTTTATGCCAGATGTATGAGAAGATTCAGCCCCTTCTGGAAAACCTGCACCAGAACTTCATAGAGACTCGCAATAACATCG CATGTGACATTCAGAAACTCTATGACAAAGACCCCCTGGGCAATGTCCTCATCGACAAGAAGAGGCTAGAGAAGATCCTGCTCCTGAGTTACGTCTGCAACACGCAGGCAg AGTACCAGCAGGGCTTCCATGAGATCATGATGCTCTTCCAGCTGATGGTGGAGCACGACCACGAGACCTTCtggcttttccatttcttcctgcagAAAACG GAACACAGCTGTGTCATCAACATTGGCGTGGCCAAGAACCTAGACATGCTCAGCACCCTGATCACCTTCCTGGACCCCGTGTTTGCTGAGCACCTAA AAGGGAAGGGTGCAGGGGCTGTGCAGTCCCTCTTCCCCTGGTTCTGCTTCTGTTTCCAGCGTGCCTTCAAGTCCTTCGATGATGTCTGGAGGTTCTGGGAG GTTCTGCTGACGGGGAAGCCCTGCAGGAACTTCCAGGTGCTGGTGGCCTACAGCATGCTGCAGATGGTGCGGAAGCAGGTGCTGCAGGAAAGCATGGGCGGAGATGACATCCTCCTG GCCTGCAACAACCTTATCGACCTTGATGCCGATGAGCTGATCTCTGCCGCCTGCGTGGTTTATGCTGAGCTCATCCAGAAGGAT GTTGTGCTACTTGAGAGGACGGCCCTCATCCCCCATTCCCTGTGTCCATCCCAGTGGGTCTGGGCACCCAGAGGCTCAGGAGAATGTCGCTGCTTAGAAGAACCAAAGAATGAAAGCGACAGACCAATGTCTGTGCACCTCCCACCTGCCTCCTCCCTAGGTTCCTCAGACATTAAAGGATTTCTTCCTCTGAGGACACCAAAGCCAACAGTGGACCGATGCCCTCGATGGGCAGGATGA
- the TBC1D21 gene encoding TBC1 domain family member 21 isoform X5: MTTLSPENSLSARQSASFILGLHPFVRTEAWKFLTGYFSWQSSQDERLTVDSMRRKNYKALCQMYEKIQPLLENLHQNFIETRNNIACDIQKLYDKDPLGNVLIDKKRLEKILLLSYVCNTQAEYQQGFHEIMMLFQLMVEHDHETFWLFHFFLQKTEHSCVINIGVAKNLDMLSTLITFLDPVFAEHLKGKGAGAVQSLFPWFCFCFQRAFKSFDDVWRFWEVLLTGKPCRNFQVLVAYSMLQMVRKQVLQESMGGDDILLACNNLIDLDADELISAACVVYAELIQKDVPQTLKDFFL; encoded by the exons ggtcTGCACCCCTTCGTGAGGACTGAAGCCTGGAAATTCCTCACGGGCTACTTCTCATGGCAGAGTTCCCAGGATGAGCGGCTCACGGTGGACAGCATGAGGAG GAAGAACTACAAGGCTTTATGCCAGATGTATGAGAAGATTCAGCCCCTTCTGGAAAACCTGCACCAGAACTTCATAGAGACTCGCAATAACATCG CATGTGACATTCAGAAACTCTATGACAAAGACCCCCTGGGCAATGTCCTCATCGACAAGAAGAGGCTAGAGAAGATCCTGCTCCTGAGTTACGTCTGCAACACGCAGGCAg AGTACCAGCAGGGCTTCCATGAGATCATGATGCTCTTCCAGCTGATGGTGGAGCACGACCACGAGACCTTCtggcttttccatttcttcctgcagAAAACG GAACACAGCTGTGTCATCAACATTGGCGTGGCCAAGAACCTAGACATGCTCAGCACCCTGATCACCTTCCTGGACCCCGTGTTTGCTGAGCACCTAA AAGGGAAGGGTGCAGGGGCTGTGCAGTCCCTCTTCCCCTGGTTCTGCTTCTGTTTCCAGCGTGCCTTCAAGTCCTTCGATGATGTCTGGAGGTTCTGGGAG GTTCTGCTGACGGGGAAGCCCTGCAGGAACTTCCAGGTGCTGGTGGCCTACAGCATGCTGCAGATGGTGCGGAAGCAGGTGCTGCAGGAAAGCATGGGCGGAGATGACATCCTCCTG GCCTGCAACAACCTTATCGACCTTGATGCCGATGAGCTGATCTCTGCCGCCTGCGTGGTTTATGCTGAGCTCATCCAGAAGGAT GTTCCTCAGACATTAAAGGATTTCTTCCTCTGA
- the TBC1D21 gene encoding TBC1 domain family member 21 isoform X4: MTTLSPENSLSARQSASFILVKRKPPIDKTEWDSFFDENGHLAKSRDFICVNILERGLHPFVRTEAWKFLTGYFSWQSSQDERLTVDSMRRKNYKALCQMYEKIQPLLENLHQNFIETRNNIACDIQKLYDKDPLGNVLIDKKRLEKILLLSYVCNTQAEYQQGFHEIMMLFQLMVEHDHETFWLFHFFLQKTEHSCVINIGVAKNLDMLSTLITFLDPVFAEHLKGKGAGAVQSLFPWFCFCFQRAFKSFDDVWRFWEVLLTGKPCRNFQVLVAYSMLQMVRKQVLQESMGGDDILLACNNLIDLDADELISAACVVYAELIQKDVPQTLKDFFL, translated from the exons GTGAAGAGAAAACCACCCATTGACAAGACAGAATGGGACAGCTTCTTTGATGAGAATGGCCACTTGGCCAAGTCACGGGACTTCATTTGTGTTAACATCCTGGAAAGG ggtcTGCACCCCTTCGTGAGGACTGAAGCCTGGAAATTCCTCACGGGCTACTTCTCATGGCAGAGTTCCCAGGATGAGCGGCTCACGGTGGACAGCATGAGGAG GAAGAACTACAAGGCTTTATGCCAGATGTATGAGAAGATTCAGCCCCTTCTGGAAAACCTGCACCAGAACTTCATAGAGACTCGCAATAACATCG CATGTGACATTCAGAAACTCTATGACAAAGACCCCCTGGGCAATGTCCTCATCGACAAGAAGAGGCTAGAGAAGATCCTGCTCCTGAGTTACGTCTGCAACACGCAGGCAg AGTACCAGCAGGGCTTCCATGAGATCATGATGCTCTTCCAGCTGATGGTGGAGCACGACCACGAGACCTTCtggcttttccatttcttcctgcagAAAACG GAACACAGCTGTGTCATCAACATTGGCGTGGCCAAGAACCTAGACATGCTCAGCACCCTGATCACCTTCCTGGACCCCGTGTTTGCTGAGCACCTAA AAGGGAAGGGTGCAGGGGCTGTGCAGTCCCTCTTCCCCTGGTTCTGCTTCTGTTTCCAGCGTGCCTTCAAGTCCTTCGATGATGTCTGGAGGTTCTGGGAG GTTCTGCTGACGGGGAAGCCCTGCAGGAACTTCCAGGTGCTGGTGGCCTACAGCATGCTGCAGATGGTGCGGAAGCAGGTGCTGCAGGAAAGCATGGGCGGAGATGACATCCTCCTG GCCTGCAACAACCTTATCGACCTTGATGCCGATGAGCTGATCTCTGCCGCCTGCGTGGTTTATGCTGAGCTCATCCAGAAGGAT GTTCCTCAGACATTAAAGGATTTCTTCCTCTGA